A section of the Candidatus Rokuibacteriota bacterium genome encodes:
- a CDS encoding enoyl-CoA hydratase/isomerase family protein, protein MADPNVLFDVQAGVARITLNRPDVLNAVDVALAAQLADAVEAAARNPNIWVVVVRGAGSSFSSGIDRNALAAGEIGEAFYRHWIRGLNGLEDMGKLVIAVLHGYCLGGGLQLALACDLRLATRDCVLALGATAHGLVPDGAVLRLARVVGIGRAKELALLNPRITPEEARAIGLVNWVVGSDEVEGALARITESALHAAPTAVWHTKRLLHASFHSDPRALVEELILAQKECMRSWEIEVANRAWHEKREARYYPPPDGTGRPDAG, encoded by the coding sequence ATGGCCGACCCGAACGTGCTCTTTGATGTCCAGGCCGGGGTGGCGCGGATCACGCTGAACCGCCCCGACGTCCTCAACGCCGTGGACGTCGCCCTGGCCGCCCAACTCGCCGACGCCGTGGAGGCCGCGGCCAGGAACCCGAACATCTGGGTCGTGGTGGTCCGGGGCGCGGGATCTTCCTTCTCCTCGGGCATCGACCGGAATGCCCTCGCGGCAGGGGAGATCGGGGAAGCCTTCTACCGCCACTGGATCCGGGGGCTCAACGGCCTCGAGGACATGGGGAAGCTGGTGATCGCCGTGCTTCACGGGTACTGTCTCGGTGGTGGCCTCCAGCTTGCGCTCGCGTGCGATCTCCGGCTGGCCACGCGGGACTGTGTGCTCGCGCTCGGCGCCACCGCCCACGGCCTGGTCCCCGACGGTGCCGTGCTGAGGCTCGCCCGGGTCGTCGGGATCGGGCGCGCCAAGGAACTGGCCCTCCTCAACCCCAGGATTACGCCCGAGGAAGCCAGGGCCATCGGGCTCGTGAACTGGGTCGTAGGGTCCGACGAGGTCGAGGGGGCACTTGCCCGGATCACCGAGAGCGCGCTCCACGCGGCTCCGACGGCTGTCTGGCACACGAAGCGGCTTCTCCACGCGTCGTTTCACTCGGATCCCAGGGCCCTGGTCGAGGAGCTGATCCTGGCTCAGAAGGAGTGCATGAGGTCCTGGGAGATCGAAGTCGCGAACCGGGCATGGCACGAGAAGCGGGAGGCCCGGTACTACCCTCCGCCGGATGGGACGGGCCGGCCAGATGCAGGCTAA
- a CDS encoding acyl-CoA dehydrogenase family protein, translated as MDFELTPEQREIRRVARDFAESEIIPVAARFDEAHEFPHEIITKLGELGFMGALFLPDYGGAGLDYVSYALVVEELSRADGSVGITMWAHNSLCSNHIALFGSEAQKRRYLVPLARGDALGAWGLTEPGSGSDAAAMKTRAVRDGDQFVLTGTKAFITNASVGRYAVVMAVTDPQKGQKGISAFILEKGMPGFSVGQRYRKLGLHASDTAELVMDGVPVPEGNLLGELDRGFINSMQVLEGGRIAMAAMAVGLAQAALDASVAYMKQRTAFGRALAEFNGLQGMIAEMATDVEAARLLTLRAAYLKDKGLPARHAASMAKVFASEVGMRAATRAVQLHGGAGYITEFPVERIFRDVKLCEIGEGTSEIQRLVIAREILQLG; from the coding sequence ATGGACTTCGAGCTGACGCCCGAGCAGAGGGAGATCCGGCGGGTGGCCCGCGACTTCGCGGAGAGCGAGATCATCCCGGTCGCGGCCCGCTTTGACGAGGCCCACGAGTTCCCTCACGAGATCATCACGAAGCTCGGCGAGCTCGGCTTCATGGGCGCGCTCTTCCTTCCCGACTACGGCGGCGCGGGCCTGGACTATGTGTCGTATGCCCTCGTGGTCGAGGAGCTCTCGCGGGCCGACGGCTCGGTCGGTATCACCATGTGGGCCCACAACTCCCTCTGCTCCAACCACATCGCGCTCTTCGGGAGCGAGGCCCAGAAGCGCAGGTATCTCGTCCCGCTGGCTCGAGGGGACGCGCTGGGCGCCTGGGGGCTCACCGAGCCTGGCTCGGGGTCGGACGCCGCGGCCATGAAGACCCGGGCGGTCCGGGACGGCGACCAGTTCGTCCTCACAGGCACCAAGGCGTTCATCACGAACGCGAGCGTCGGCCGGTACGCGGTGGTCATGGCCGTGACCGATCCGCAGAAAGGGCAGAAGGGGATCTCGGCCTTCATCCTGGAGAAGGGGATGCCGGGGTTCAGCGTGGGACAGCGCTACCGGAAGCTCGGTCTCCACGCCTCCGACACCGCCGAGCTGGTCATGGACGGGGTGCCCGTGCCCGAGGGGAACCTCCTCGGCGAGCTCGACCGGGGGTTCATCAACTCCATGCAGGTTCTGGAAGGCGGGCGCATCGCGATGGCCGCCATGGCCGTGGGCCTCGCCCAGGCGGCGCTCGATGCTTCGGTCGCCTACATGAAGCAGCGGACGGCCTTCGGCAGGGCGCTGGCCGAGTTCAACGGGCTTCAGGGAATGATCGCCGAGATGGCCACCGACGTGGAGGCGGCCCGGCTCCTCACCCTTCGCGCCGCCTACCTCAAAGACAAGGGGCTGCCGGCCAGGCACGCCGCCTCGATGGCCAAGGTCTTCGCCTCCGAGGTCGGGATGCGCGCGGCCACGCGCGCCGTCCAGCTGCATGGCGGCGCCGGGTACATCACGGAGTTCCCCGTGGAGCGGATCTTCAGGGACGTGAAGCTCTGTGAGATCGGCGAGGGCACCTCGGAGATCCAGCGGCTGGTCATTGCCCGGGAGATCCTCCAGCTTGGCTAG
- a CDS encoding cobalamin B12-binding domain-containing protein, translated as MSARKVRVLVAKPGLDGHDRGAKIVARALRDAGFEVIYTGLHQTPEQVVATAIQEDADAIGLSVLSGAHNHLFKRVLELLEEKGAGDIVVFGGGIIPPEDVAALKALGVKEIFTPGTSTQTIIKFVRENIRPADSAA; from the coding sequence ATGAGTGCGCGTAAGGTACGCGTGCTTGTGGCAAAGCCGGGGTTGGATGGCCACGACCGGGGCGCTAAGATCGTCGCCCGCGCGCTCCGGGACGCAGGCTTCGAGGTCATCTACACCGGGCTCCACCAGACACCGGAGCAGGTGGTGGCCACCGCGATCCAGGAGGACGCTGACGCGATCGGGCTCAGCGTCCTGTCCGGGGCGCACAACCACCTGTTCAAGCGTGTCCTCGAACTCCTGGAGGAGAAAGGGGCCGGCGACATCGTCGTGTTCGGCGGCGGTATCATCCCGCCCGAGGACGTCGCGGCGCTGAAGGCCCTCGGGGTGAAGGAGATCTTCACGCCCGGCACCTCCACCCAGACGATCATCAAGTTCGTCAGGGAGAACATCCGCCCGGCCGACAGCGCCGCCTGA